TACCTGATAATGACAGCGACACCAGGGACGCTTGATCGGACCTGCCGCTTGATCTAAGCCACTCCCATGCTGGACAAACCCGAAGATATTCACGCCCTGTTTCACGGTGCCCCCCAAACAACGGAGTTCAAAAAGCTCCGCAAACGTCTTGTGCGCAATACCCGCGAAGCGATTGAACAATACGGGATGATCGAACCGGGCGGCAAATGGCTGGTCTGTCTGTCAGGCGGTAAGGACAGCTATACCCTGCTGGCCGTGCTGCATGAGCTCCAGTGGCGGGGCCTGCTGCCTGTGGAGCTGCTGGCCTGCAATCTTGATCAGGGGCAGCCCGGTTTTCCCGCAACGGTTCTGCCCGAGTTTCTTGAGAAAATGGGCGTTCCCCACCGGATCGAATATAGCGACACATATTCAATCGTCATGGATAAGATTCCCGAGGGGCGCACCTTTTGTGCGCTTTGTTCGCGTTTGCGGCGTGGCAATCTCTACCGTATCGCCCGCGAAGAAAATTGCACTGCTGTGGTGTTGGGCCATCATCGGGACGACATCCTTGAAACCTTCTTTATGAACCTCTTCCATGGCGGACGGCTGGCAACCATGCCGCCTAAACTTGTGAATGAAGAGGGAGACTTGTTCCTCTATCGCCCCCTCGCACATGTATCCGAGGCAGATTGTGAAAAGTTCAGCCGTGCAATGAATTATCCGATCATTCCCTGTGATCTGTGCGGTTCGCAGGACGGGCTGCAACGCCAGCAGGTCAAACAAATCCTTGATGGTTGGGAGGCAAACACGCCCGGACGCCGCCAGATCATGTTCCGTGCCCTGATGAACGCCCGCCCCTCGCATTTGCTTGACCCCAAGCTCTTTGATTTTGCCGGGCTAACCCGCGAAATCTGAGCAATTTTAGATATATTTCGAGAAGGCATTGAAAGCCCGTTAACACACGGCTCACTGCTTTGGCGATAAGTTCACACCTGTTGCGACACCCCTTCGTCGCCTACAGGAGTCGGCCCATGCTGCAATCTTGGCCCCGTTCACTGAAACGCCTGCGACATCGCTTTGCCCTTGTGCTGACCGGGCCGCCGGCATTCGCCTTTGTGCCGGCCATGTGTCTGGCGGCATTCTGGTTCGGGGGTGAAGGGGCGCTAGTTGTCTTGGCGGGCCTGCTGCCCGTGCTTTATCTGGTCGGGGGCAACCTGCACAACCGGGCGACCTTTTCGGGCGCGCTTAACACCGGTATCCTGCCGCGCCCCGCTTTCGAAGAACTCACCGAACAGAGCTATCAAAAGGCGCTGGAAACAGGCACCCATGCAGCAACATTGTTTCTGGTGATCGAAGAATTCGATCAGGTGGTCGAACGCTTTGGTCAGGCGGCCGCCGATACTGTATCACAACGGGTCGGCGACCGGATTCTCACGGCCCTGCGCACCGAAGACAGGGTTGGGCAAATGGGCGATTCCCGTTTTGCAATTTGCACCGCCCCAGTGCGTCACCTTGACCTTGAGCTCTGCATTCAGCTGGCCGGGCGCATTCAATCTGCTGTGGAAGAACCGGTTTCCGTTGATGGCACAGGCATTTATATCTCTGCCTCGGTTGGTTTCTGCCAGCACAGCCGTGCCCCTGGAAGCACCGGCGCCGATTGGCTGGAAGCCGCCGCCATTGCCCTTTA
This DNA window, taken from Sulfitobacter pacificus, encodes the following:
- the ttcA gene encoding tRNA 2-thiocytidine(32) synthetase TtcA; amino-acid sequence: MLDKPEDIHALFHGAPQTTEFKKLRKRLVRNTREAIEQYGMIEPGGKWLVCLSGGKDSYTLLAVLHELQWRGLLPVELLACNLDQGQPGFPATVLPEFLEKMGVPHRIEYSDTYSIVMDKIPEGRTFCALCSRLRRGNLYRIAREENCTAVVLGHHRDDILETFFMNLFHGGRLATMPPKLVNEEGDLFLYRPLAHVSEADCEKFSRAMNYPIIPCDLCGSQDGLQRQQVKQILDGWEANTPGRRQIMFRALMNARPSHLLDPKLFDFAGLTREI